The following coding sequences are from one Armatimonadota bacterium window:
- the rpsL gene encoding 30S ribosomal protein S12 yields the protein MPTINQLVRKGRKKVVKKTSAPALKGTPQKRGVCLVVRTVPPKKPNSALRKIARVRLTNGIEVTAYIPGVGHNLQEHSVVLVRGGRVKDLPGVRYHIVRGTLDTAGTRDRKTSRSKYGAKRPK from the coding sequence ATGCCGACAATCAACCAGTTGGTGCGAAAGGGACGCAAGAAGGTAGTCAAGAAGACTTCGGCTCCAGCGCTGAAGGGCACCCCTCAGAAGCGCGGTGTCTGCCTGGTGGTGCGAACCGTTCCGCCGAAGAAGCCGAACTCGGCTCTCCGGAAGATCGCGAGAGTCAGGCTGACCAACGGCATCGAGGTCACCGCCTACATTCCAGGCGTCGGGCATAACCTGCAGGAGCACTCCGTAGTGCTCGTTAGAGGCGGGAGAGTCAAGGATCTTCCAGGCGTGCGCTACCACATCGTCAGAGGCACCTTGGATACTGCCGGCACGCGCGACCGCAAGACCAGTCGCTCCAAGTACGGAGCCAAGCGCCCCAAGTAA